The Mobula birostris isolate sMobBir1 chromosome 1, sMobBir1.hap1, whole genome shotgun sequence genome contains a region encoding:
- the LOC140205768 gene encoding activator of 90 kDa heat shock protein ATPase homolog 1-like isoform X3, which produces MKTDGADQIRKALANYVDTLKLEFTQGMILPTVNGVQKEQTQSKPKIDLQTKIATSQLPSQTKSVGVKIPTCKINLKDEFMTSPEELYKIFITEELVQAFTHASAAVEATKGGKFRLLDGSVSGEFLELVSDQRIIMKWRYKSWPAEHYATIKLTFLGKNDGTELQVECRGVPLGEEDQTKAGWQRYYFNGIKQTFGYNVRLV; this is translated from the exons ATGAAAACCGATGGTGCAGATCAGATCAGGAAGGCACTTGCTAACTATGTTGACACACTGAAATTAG AATTTACTCAAGGAATGATACTGCCAACAGttaatggagttcagaaggaacAGACACAGTCTAAACCCAAGATTGATCTCCAGACCAAG ATTGCTACATCTCAGTTACCTTCCCAGACTAAATctgttggggtgaagattccaaCCTGCAAAATTAACTTAAAAGATGAATTTATGACATCACCAGAAGAGCTTTACAAGATATTTATTACAGAAGAG CTTGTCCAGGCTTTCACACATGCATCAGCTGCTGTCGAGGCTACCAAGGGAGGAAAATTTCGATTGCTTGATGGGAGTGTCAGTGGAGAATTTTTGGAACTG GTTTCTGACCAACGGATTATTATGAAATGGAGGTACAAGTCATGGCCAGCAG AACACTATGCGACTATCAAGTTGACGTTTTTGGGCAAGAACGATGGAACAGAACTTCAAGTGGAATGTAGAGGTGTTCCATTAGGTGAGGAAGATCAGACAAAAGCAGGATGGCAGCGTTATTACTTTAATGGAATTAAGCAGACTTTTGGATACAATGTACGACTGGTCTAA